The nucleotide sequence CTTTATCGTGTTCAATATGTGAAAAGTCCAAAAAGGAAGATGTAGCCTACTCACTTGCAACTGATAAAACGTTGGGCTAGATTTATTGATATGGGTTTACTTGTTTCGTTGCAATCATTTCATCTATTTTGGGTTGAGTTTTGGAAAGTGCAACTCTCATGTCATGTGTGAAATCCAGTCTGTTTCGGTATTTGGTTTTTATATGGTATTGAATGGAAAGAGTTGCCTCTCACTCGTAGATTACTGCAAAGAGAATGAGCACTTTTAGAGCCATCTTTGCAAGACCTGAATAAGTCATTGCTATCCAGAAGTCACTGCAACACGTTTCGCAGTGAAGATTTTTTGCAAACGTGCAAAAACTGAAAAAGGCAGCGATAGTTACACCTCTGCAGTTAGTTAACTTGTAATGGCAGCAATTGAACtctctctgtgatatcacaggcccACAACGGAAAGTGAAGAATCAGTATGTCTAGCCGTGACTGCGAAGTGCGAAGCAACAAAGTGTGACAAATATAATACAAGcactcaatttttttcttaaGCTATGAGTCATATAACAGATTTCTTCCGCGAACCCTCCGATACAATCCACACGTAATCACGCAATGTAAATACATATGGCCCAGTCCGTCATGACCAATACTGATAAATGGGTAAATTAAGTCTTCTACTAACAACGCCCGCGACCAGCTTCGTTTATTCAGTATTTTTACTGCTCAGGCTACAAGATTGCGCTGTgtttatcattttcaaatttacgaTGTTACTGTTTGAATTGAAAAACACGTAGCTGACTTCATGTTGTTAGCCTCAGAATATTTTGCTAACTCATCTTTCGCCGACCATTATTTTCTCGAAGTTCACGCTTGGTATTGTTTTTCCTTATTATATATCAACGATTTAAATTTGAGATCGAACAACTCATTGCTTACTTCATTCTTTATACACAATGCAGCATTTTCTGATCTAAGTTTCTCACTTCACCAGAAGCCTGGCGATAAGTTCTCGCAAAATTCGTGAAAAATAGGTGGGGCATACTTTCTAGTCGAGTTTCCTACACTTGTATCCACcaaaaacattattattcaatgtcactCGAATCCTAGATCAAAGAAAAGGCAGATAGTAGGTATTCAGGTTTGATTTAAGTCCCACCGTAATTTAATCGAACTATAAGCTGACCAGCCTGACTAATATAGCAGAACGGGAAAATAATAACTGACTGCACTGAAATCCTCGGGCATCGACACAACGATTACAACCGGCACGTAATCAGGCAGACTAAATGTATACAAATGATCCATTCTGCAATGACCAATACTGTACTTGGATGGAGTGGATAATATTAAGTCTTTTACCGAGGACGCGAACGatcagcttcattctgccagATTGTTGTGTTTACTATTTCCAAGTTCATGATGCTGTTGTTTGAAGTGAAAAGCACGTACAGTACTTTCACTGCATTTTAGCATTTTGTTCATCCTAATGTAAATATAACAATAGTTGTTCGAGATCAGGATTCATTTTTAACAATACTGTTGAGTTACTGACTTTGTGTTGCTGGCCTCATAATATTCAGCTAACTTGTCTTTCGCTGACCATTATTTTCTCGAAGTTCCTATAAAACATGTCCACGccggtgtttttttacggtatATGAGATTGAACAACTCATTGCTTTCTTCATGCTTTTTTTTCTCAATGCAGCATTTTCTGATCAAAGTTTCTGCATTTCACCAAGAGCCTGACGACAACAAGTTCTCGCAAAATTCGTGAAAAATAAGCCTGGGTATATTTTCTCGTCGAATTTGCCACAGTTGTATCGTTGTATTTACCACACATACTCAATGTCACACGCAGTCAGACCTGAGAAAACATAGATAGTGGTTATTCTGGTTTAATGTACGTGATTTACCAAATGTATAAACGAGCATTTTTTCTTGTCTTGTGTCTGAGGTGCTTCCCAAATTCAGTTTTATAAACCCCTTTGTGCTTCCGCAAAAGCTGCGAATCGAAATACAATTGTAGTAATTCACAATCAAATCACACAATACGTCACTAAGCACTTGAGGAAATCCCTTCTTATTGTATCCCACAATGCACAACAAGTCTCTTGGGACTATATGGGTCATTGTGAATGTTCCACAGCGATAGCTATTGCTCTCCAGCTATATTCAGTAGCCAGAGATTAAAATGTACCTTCCATACTGTTTATAACGCTATGTACAGATTGCATTGTTTCAGTTGAATGTTCTGCCACACACTTCCTTGCTGGCCTTTGTCGTACTGAAACTCTCAGACAAGGAAAAAAAATAAGTGGGTAAATCAGATGAGTGGTCAGCAACCTCAACCCATTAGGAAACACTTGGCCGGTATTTGCCCGTTATCTTTACTGAATGATACTCTCGCCCTCTTCAATGGtggaaaataatcaatttttgcagtctatacagaaaaatatattgttcttGTTCCAAAACCCAGTACTGAAAAATCAATAGGGCTACAAGAGTGCAGCAATCATTTTCACTGATCTCTTTCATAGTTTTGCACCATTCAACAGATGCATCGTTCAATATGTTATATTCTCTCAGTCGGTTCAGAGATGACAGTTGCAAATTGTTTGTTGGAATAAACTAAGATTTGGAAATAGAGTCCGAATTCCCACATTGTATTCCTGAATTAACCATGGAAGTTGCTTTAATAATCGAAATCGATTTATTTGTCTCTCACAGAGCAGAACATGTCTCAGAAACGATGTTGGTCATTGTGGATATTTCAAAACGAAAGCTGTTAGTTGATATTCTGTAGCTATTTCCAGTGGCCAAGAATTAAAAATGTACCTGCCATTCAGTTTACAATGCTAAATACAGATTACATTGTTTCAGTTGGATGTATTGCCACACTTTTTTCCATACTAAATTTCTTTTTGGTGTCTGCAGAAGTTATACCCTCAGTTACTAAAAACATCAGGCCAAAATTTGCCGCTTCCAGGACTAAAAGTTGAAATGCAAGACACGATAGAGCTCGTGAAACAGTTTAGATCACTTTAACTAGATCTAACACGCTTTCCGGGGAAGTTATGGCGGGTCTGAGTCCGTGAAAAAAGTCTGAGGTATTTCTCTCCTAATGACTTTATTCTCTGTATAATGGAATTCATCTTGAAAAAATACCGTATAAGCAATGATTATACGAATATTTTTAGTacaaaaagatttttctggaaTGTGACCGCAATACAGCTGGTACTACGAAAATACAGTTTGAATAGTTGAATTTTCGTGAGCCTGTCGACaacaactttttgaaaaataagcCGGAATATAATATCTCGTCGAGTGTGTCATAGTATGGCCACCGGACAAATATATACATTCTCTCAATACCGCTCGAATCCTAGATCAAAAAAGAAAGATACCATCATTACTATTCAGGTTAGTCTATGTCCGCACTTTGCGCTTATTCTCTGCGTATTCTAATGTGCTTCTCAAATTCGGTTTCATAAACCCAATGAGCAATCGCATGTAGTCCACAGTGAAATCAGGTAATCAACTCAATGAGCTACCGCGAAATATATAACTTGCTCACTTACATTTCCGTGCCTCAAGCTTGTTGACAACAAGTTTTCGCAAAATTTGTGTCTTTAGCGTTCTTAGTTGAGAAAAGGGATCTCTCAGCGGAGGCCGTGGAAACGGACAGTGTGGCGAGTATTTGCAATAgtttttttcacttttgaataaaaatcaacATCAGCTGCGTTAAAGGCATCGAGCGCATTTCGCGACAAATGTGTATGCGTCGGATTTATTTTTTCCCACTTTCGCTCGCACAAAGCAAGCACCGCCTTAAAGATGGGCCAAAAATCGAGCATGTCCcgatattttttgaacaactacGAGGCTCCGGTTAAAACAGTTGCATCTTTGGGCATGTAGGCAGTGATTACGAAAAAGCGTTTTGCGATTTTTTGTAAGGTATGGCCGAATAATTCCGATATAATTCGTCGATCATTCTTTGAAAGTGTTCCCCCGTGTACTTTCTCCAAGTTGCTGCTCCGGTACTCGGGTATCTTTCGAACGTAGTCTTCTgccaaataaagaaattttctcTTCATTTAGCATTGTCACTATTTCTTCGAATATTGCGGAAAATTCTCTTTCTACGTTGTTAAGAGTCTCCTGTAACTTCTCTTTAACCGCTCGAAACAGGAAACAATTTTTATCTGTGTGTATTTCTCTGGATTGCAAGGATAAGGAGCGCTGATGAGTTATTCCCAAAACAGTTTCCAATATTTATTAAGTTGTACACAAATTCGGCCGTTCTAATTCGGTATTTATTAGTTTCTGCCTTGTCAGCGCTTATTGTATCACTCCAGTGCTTGCTTTGGCCAAAAGCATCAACAATGGCTGGGAATCATCCACGGAATACCATAACTGCGTCGGGTCTTTCTGCCCAACGAGCCTCGCAGACTAATTTCAACTTTGTGCGACGACTTGATGGCATTAATGCTGTTATGGCCTCGGCCATCACGTTGGTGCGCTTCGGGCTTCCGCTAAAGAAAATCATCACGTCTTGCATGTTTTTAGGGCCTATTTCAAAGAGGCATCACTGCATGCGAGTGAGATGGCTAAACTCAGACAATGCAAATTACAGTGTGTGTAGCAAGCATTCGGATAGGCTTCTTACACGATAGTATGAACTCTTCTGAAGCTTCCGTACATATTTGCGGCGACATCGCCAAATTCCATTTTCAACCCCCAGTTGCGCAAAGTGTTCAGAAGTAACTCAGCAAAGTCAAATTCTTTGCTTCAACAAATCCCAATAATCTTCTCTGATGACCCCTTGGTTGGATTCTTTGTCTACGTATCCGATACAGATCGAAAATCGTTCCATCCGTCCGATATCGCTTGTTTCGTGGGCTAACACAgtgaaaaatttggcacgttTTGATTTGTTTGAGGATATGTCGACGAACCGTTTCCCCACAAATTctaattatttcatttcggatTTGCCAGCTTGTGTTAAGAGGGGCGTTCTCGACGTATTTCTTTAAACCAATATCTCCCACTGAGATTCGAAAACGCAGGAGCGCACGAAAATTATgatgtttttttcattatatctaggacgtttcaaataaaataaataaatatattttctgcaGCCGATAAATCAATATGAGCTAAAAGTATCATTTAACGGGTGACGCAACAGAAGAAACATtatccgttgaaaaagtcggcctTGAGCCTGATCGCGGTGACTTTTTCGGAAGACGTCCCGCGGGGATTTAGAGGcgacatttatttattattgattaataatatataaacttcatatgtatttttattgtactaatCAAATTTTACTCTAGGGCGACCCATGTCAGACCTTAAATTTTTCTAACGGCTATAACGACTTTACAAGATTGCAATAATACTTATCAAAACTATATATAatcatttttcataattttagagctgtttttattttgtcatgagAAGACGCTgccgcgagttacgttgaacacaattgaattaataTGGAATGACAAGACGTAACACTGACTCCGTGGAACAATGAATAGTCTTGATGAAATCGTATAGACATTCCACACAGCTAATATGAAATCCTAACTTTGGAGACGCATATCAAATTagggtttttatatttatcacgGGCGAGAGAAAAACCAAtgagacggcttattcatatatCTGACAAGGGCGtgcgggtatgggattagtaaccagttatttatttgttttcagatgcatggactttgaGGGTGGAGAAGCCATAACCGAGCCAcaaaccaccctacggcggggggagtccagcaatcctctctcacacaaacaaaaaaaaaacaggattcgaacctgccaAGCCAGACGAGTAATAAGATGCGCTCGCAAGCGATTTCATAAACCTTAGCACAACCTACACACAATCCCCACGAAAACGTTGCTGCACAACTCTATAATAACAATCCGTTTTTATTGTACGGGAAACACcgataaaacaaaatagaacGCAAATAGAACCCCCAATGCAAAATAAGTAATCCATGATCGCAATAAACATTTCAGAAATCTTTTGTTCACTATTATCAAGTTTTGCCCAAAGACCTCAGGATTAGAAGAGCCAGAAatcgcatttttttttgttatatcaaTACACTACAGAGTACGCTTAGAGGTGCTCAAGGATATCAAGCTGCAAGACAACTCTGAACCAATAGTGGATGCATAGACAGGGATCAAACAAAGGTCATGTCAGCATAGTTGGGGCAAATTAACAATCACACCGAACCcagttttaaaacatttttatgtcTGATGATATATTCACTCACATATATGGTAATGATTTAGGGAGAACAGCCGTTGTATATTATTAAAGTTATTCACACCTTTTATCCATTGCCGAATTCTTGTGCTATTTTAGTAATGTTTTCGCAAGTTGGGGTGTAAATACAGGTTTTCATCTTCCAAAATCactattttgtttcaaattatctAGTTGAAAAGTAATAACACCAAAATCTGCATCAAAGTCTGTTTACGACCATGCTGGAAATTTTGTGTGAGTGAAGAAAGCATCTGACCATTTTGTCAAATTTCAACTGTTATGTCATCGTGAACTCATTGCTGATTAGTCATTGTCAAAAGAGGAGAAAACAGGGAGTTGATGCTTGGGTGACATCTATGAAGTTAATCCTTTCTCATCAAAGTCATGACTTATTTTCGatacttgaaataaatgatTTAATAGACAAATACAAGGAGTCAGGGTTGGGATGTTCGGCAACACAACACGGTTGGATTCCAGCTTGTTTTAATGCTTCTGATGTTGTCTGTCCAATTGCAGCACACTGTGGAATTaagaatttattttcatattgccACAATTATGATTAATGCCAGTGTAATAAAGTTATATTATCAAAGCATTTcatcacaaacaaaatgaccTGGGGATTGCCACATGTTCAAGTCGTATCAAACAAAGATATCTTTGTTGGGACTGAATATCTTCAGCACTAGGTGAGACTAGTGTGGTGGCATAGACCGAACTATCATGGCGTCACCTGGGAAAATCTTGGATTCGAATCCcgtgcccaccacctcaccaaGGGTGTAATAAACTAGGTATGCAACACCTAACCAGAAAAGATTTAGATACTTTCAAACTATAGTAGCTCCCTACTAGCAGTGGTGGGttgtgcagagccttgttcagatcGAAGACATAAATACATCACAAAGTTTTAATGGGATGGGTTATACAAGATTCTTTTCCAATGCCAACTTACTCAGtaataaaatcacaattctCAAGCACCACTAGAATGTGTCAAGACCTTTTTCAAAGAAGTCATTACAGTATTAAATTAGTTGGAATAGGGGAATTTTGAGTAAGAAGGGAAGATAACTGCTCGACTGATAGTAAAAGTGAAGTCACAAATTCAAGTTGAAAAAGGATTAATAAATCCCAGCTTAAAAATTATTTCTGCAAAAGTATCGCTGTCACGACTTACATAAAATCCATTTAAATCTTCACCATAAACTTGTTTGAACTTTGGAAGAGAAAATTGAACTCCAGAAGGACTGAAAAAGATTGCGATAGTAGGATTGATATTTTGAGACTTATGGTTCTTAATTGCTTCAAATATTTTCGGATGTTCGATAGTCTCATAGACTGTTTGGCACGTTAGCTTGATTTCTGAACAAAGAGGAACGTTTAGTAAAAAAAGTTAACAACACAGAACAGAAAATttaatggtactcccgtagtgtgtgtactaggttaggcttaggccataattttattccgattttccttattttagttctataacgagttcagggactgtctgtgttagccaagtgaatatacacccataagcttcagtccctttacacaactggatgtaaagtaggcgaataaaattagatacacccatcttggtacacacacttctgaagcaccAAGTTAAGAGTTGGAAAAAGATTATCAAGGCTGCACCAATGTAGGTTTGAATTGATACAAGCTTAAATGAAATGTGACAAGTTtgataatttatcatttttaatcaGAATATacgaaattcaaatatttttggatgTTCTGTTTGTTTCATATACAGGTTAGCATCTTAATTTAAATCctgaaaatatcaaatcaaatagGCGGCATGTTATGAAACAGTATACAGCACAACAGAAATTTATGAATTTGTTGTTCTCAGCTAAAAGAAGCTAATTGAGAAAGTTACAAAGAGGTTATCAAGGCTGTACCAATGTCAGTGGAAATAGGTGCAAGACATAAAATGCTCAACCAGAAGGTGCAATCTTCGATATTTATTTCCCATTATAAAaccattattatttttaaaatcacttatttttatttacgaCTTGTGCAGAGAAACCTtgatctataaaaaaaaatttaaaattggtaACAGACagtaaattgatttttaaacaCATGCTTAATGAATAGACTAAAAAATGCCCAAAGAATTCCagacaataaaattttgtagTGTCAAACCAATGGTTAAAGATATTCGAACTTAAAAAGCTTTCATAATTTAACTGTATTTGGTTCTAGAGTGTCAAGTTGTTCCACAATCTTTGAGTTAAAAAATTCTTCTTTGCACACATGAATTAGTTACACCTTAAAGCTTAAAACAACAAAGTGTTTATAATGCTATACCTGCTTCTTTCAGCATATTTGGTAAAGTCTCCCGTTTCAATTGCCCACATGGGAAGAGAAAACCTTTAGAAGAGATTGAAGAATTTTCTAAAATGCAGAAAACATATTGTTCAAAGATACCCGTTTAAATTTTGCATGCACTAATTCTGGGTagaaatttcaatttgtattcgctttagtattactaatattctttcatttttttaattgtataaTACTCATTCATGAACATATGATAAACAACCGTACTTAAACTGTTCCTAAACAGCAGTGCGACTTGCATATAACAATAGCTAAGGATTtattaaagattgaataaatatagtagTTTTTATGCATGATGAAAgagaaatttaacaaaaaaggtTGGTTGAATTTACCCAATTTCCAATGGATCTCTATATTCACCAATAAATATGGAGAGTATTACTCAGACTATAAAGTTGAATTTACCTAAACTTGCAAATTCAGTTAATCTGAGTGTTACCCATCATAAGCAAAATAACAGACCTGCAATAATTAGCTTCGCCAACTCCTCTGCATTTCCACATCCTGATCCAGAACATTTGAAACCAATCTCAGaagctaaatataaaataaacatcaaCACAGTTTGTCACTTAAACATAATTGAATGATTTGaactcaaaatatatttatggcAAGAGAACCCATcattaatattgaataaacGAATAAGATGATGAACACTGAAACTACTCATACTAATATTAATTTCAAGACTCTTCTTCAAGTGTCAGTTCACAGTTTAATTCCAAACCAATTTATATATCATAGATGTTATATACCGAATTACGGTATACAAAATACAGTAACAAGAAGAGAAATGATTTCACAAAAGGTTACTTTAACACACCAAATTTGTAAGTAACCTCTGAAATGGACAATCACTTgcaattaaacaaaaattttgaatcatacCCAATTTATCTGTTGCCTTGCCAACAACGTAACAATTTTTTTGCAACGATACTTTGGTGATTGATGATGCTATTTTTTCTAGTGCTGTTCTCGTGGCTTTCACAGCATTTCCACTTGTGAATATAATACCATCATATGTGTCTTGAGAcaactgaaaaataattgaagacGAGAAATGTTAGAATTTGCTATTATGAAAGAAGGGAACACGAACTCAAACATTCTAAAAGTATTGACTGATATTTTAGGATGGAGGACTTCAAAGAGGTAACTTTCAGAGTCACTATcacaatttgatgaaaaatatagaCTGTTTTTAATAAACCAGGGTTTCCTAAACTTTTTGAGCTGCGGATTCCTGTTAGTAAATCTTATTTTTGACAGACCCCCACgtcgtatcaatttctgtgcctaacGGACGAGGAAAATTAACctttgacaaaataaaactcatgaaaCAATACATACTAATGTTGAATACTGGCAGGCTAACGgcaatttgataaaatcatgatttatttGTAATGTTTTGAactcttttcatatcgttgTGGGCCCCCCGTGGGGAACACTGCACCTAATTGGGGCTTTGAATTAAATTTACTGGTACTCAATAATATCTTTCAGATAAATTCACAATTTAACCCAAGAAGTTTTGTAGAAATTATGCAGATATTCAATACTGCCAAGGCGTCTGAAGACTTCTGtgtttgaatttaaataatGCTGCTATAACTACCATAAGCAGAATTCgttgaaataaacaataaattacCAGTTTTTCAAAGTGATCCAAGTTGACAAAATTGATTGACAGAACGGGTATGAATATGACGTTCCCAAACTCTTTTAATGCAATATGGTATGGGTCTGACGTTTGTTTCCGTTCTTTAAGCAAAATTATATTCATGATTCACACAGCATGCAACAGTTAAacttttaaatagtttttaatatcctttatcagatattttaattttatagtcTGGGTATTTCTTTTGCAAAATTGTCTTTGTCAAACTATGATCTGCTTTTCCATATCCCATTGAATATCCATAAACTTTTAGAATTTTTTCATTCGGTTCGTGTAAAATCCTTCCCCCAGCTATAGGTAAAGCATCAAGACCAAGAGCGTCAATTCCAGGTCCTACTTCCTCAAAAATATCTGAGTGATATTCAGCGTTACAATTACCACGAATTATAATTTTGTTGTCATCACCTTCAGTATGTACTCTAATCTGGATATACTTGAATGTACCGGAACTATCTATTTCGACATCAGGCACAGCATCTAGCTTGGCTTTTAGTGACATCAAATTCACCTGATTTAATTTAAtagtgtaaaaaataaaattcaatcaaaCTGTTGTAACATTGATAAAAATACAGTATGTTATACCACCGGCACAATCTTGATATTACACAATTTCTCATTACAAAAGTCAGCTCTAGGTCTAGCCAGACATCCTACTAACTATGACTGACAATTGTATATGGGCTAAGCAATTAAAATCCAAAATAgcacttgaaattgaaaatatttattcttaccaagcatggata is from Styela clava chromosome 9, kaStyClav1.hap1.2, whole genome shotgun sequence and encodes:
- the LOC120339634 gene encoding sex-regulated protein janus-A-like, with translation MSLKAKLDAVPDVEIDSSGTFKYIQIRVHTEGDDNKIIIRGNCNAEYHSDIFEEVGPGIDALGLDALPIAGGRILHEPNEKILKVYGYSMGYGKADHSLTKTILQKKYPDYKIKISDKGY
- the LOC120339633 gene encoding uroporphyrinogen-III synthase-like, which produces MNIILLKERKQTSDPYHIALKEFGNVIFIPVLSINFVNLDHFEKLLSQDTYDGIIFTSGNAVKATRTALEKIASSITKVSLQKNCYVVGKATDKLASEIGFKCSGSGCGNAEELAKLIIAENSSISSKGFLFPCGQLKRETLPNMLKEAEIKLTCQTVYETIEHPKIFEAIKNHKSQNINPTIAIFFSPSGVQFSLPKFKQVYGEDLNGFYCAAIGQTTSEALKQAGIQPCCVAEHPNPDSLYLSIKSFISSIENKS